In Flammeovirgaceae bacterium 311, one DNA window encodes the following:
- a CDS encoding RagB/SusD domain-containing protein, whose translation MKNYIKNIFMGLAATAVFGCDPKLIDEDPLGLTEQSLFNQDVNYRAALASAYAALYDYYHYGNLSFTSGSNQWAHSTWLLPGDDLTETNGNRRAVELFDDSLNPNNEQMERVWGASYKMIARANVIIDHVRNDDLTTVRGADEIRLMEGEALFLRAYAHWILFNVFGRAVVIEDRFAPGDDMNKPLSEPAVVLDQVIADLEAALPILPDTWASEFSGRATKNSARGLMAKALVFRANHFGSMSDHSAALQVYNEITAQLVPNFVHNFSAYHENNQESLFEIQADNPNLNNLALYNDGAWRGVENMSIYRGFMMQPGTPGWANAGATTRFLLTDKIKNNFGNDPRLMVFINPDDGEEGRIFQKYWLGNVDVADEATGAGVVDVRGGGGSVNNERVLRMADLVLIAAEAYLKTNQPQLAIEELNKIRARTREWAIEYGLSDGTGLEDYDLAVTDEDMIMEWIMNERFVELAGEGQRWWDLKRWHVAGDIDLSGWDGSDEHFSTELSSPVEFDVSTNLLFPIPQVEIDRNRAIMQNNPGY comes from the coding sequence AGCTTATTTAACCAGGATGTGAACTACAGAGCGGCTTTGGCAAGTGCTTATGCGGCCCTGTATGATTATTACCATTATGGCAATCTTTCCTTCACATCCGGGTCAAACCAGTGGGCCCATAGTACCTGGCTGTTGCCCGGCGACGATCTTACAGAAACAAATGGGAACAGAAGGGCTGTCGAATTATTCGACGATTCTTTAAATCCGAATAACGAGCAAATGGAAAGGGTTTGGGGAGCCTCTTATAAAATGATTGCCCGGGCCAACGTAATCATTGATCACGTTAGAAATGACGATTTAACTACCGTAAGAGGAGCAGATGAAATTCGCCTGATGGAGGGTGAAGCACTCTTTCTACGCGCTTATGCACATTGGATCTTATTCAATGTCTTTGGCCGGGCCGTAGTAATTGAGGATAGATTTGCACCCGGGGACGATATGAACAAGCCCCTAAGCGAACCAGCCGTAGTGCTTGACCAGGTAATTGCTGACTTAGAGGCAGCTTTACCAATTTTACCAGACACCTGGGCTTCAGAATTTTCCGGTAGAGCAACCAAGAACTCTGCCCGTGGACTGATGGCAAAGGCTTTGGTTTTTCGCGCTAACCATTTCGGAAGCATGTCCGATCATTCAGCAGCACTCCAGGTGTACAACGAAATTACTGCGCAGCTTGTGCCAAACTTTGTCCATAACTTTAGCGCATACCACGAGAATAACCAGGAATCATTGTTTGAGATACAGGCTGATAATCCAAACCTGAACAACCTGGCCCTATATAACGATGGTGCCTGGCGAGGAGTGGAAAACATGAGTATTTACCGCGGCTTTATGATGCAGCCAGGAACTCCCGGCTGGGCTAATGCCGGTGCCACCACCAGATTTCTGCTGACCGATAAAATAAAAAATAATTTTGGCAATGACCCAAGATTGATGGTGTTTATCAACCCTGACGACGGCGAAGAGGGTAGGATCTTTCAGAAATACTGGCTTGGCAATGTTGATGTTGCTGACGAGGCTACTGGAGCAGGTGTTGTGGATGTACGTGGTGGCGGAGGCTCTGTAAACAACGAAAGAGTGTTACGCATGGCAGATTTAGTGTTGATAGCCGCTGAAGCTTATCTGAAAACCAATCAGCCGCAACTGGCCATAGAAGAATTGAATAAGATAAGAGCACGTACCAGAGAGTGGGCTATTGAGTATGGTTTAAGCGATGGTACTGGCCTTGAAGATTATGATCTGGCCGTAACCGATGAGGACATGATCATGGAGTGGATCATGAATGAGCGTTTTGTAGAGCTTGCCGGTGAAGGACAGCGCTGGTGGGACCTTAAAAGATGGCACGTGGCCGGCGATATCGACTTGTCTGGCTGGGATGGTAGTGATGAACATTTCAGTACCGAATTGTCTTCACCTGTTGAATTCGATGTAAGTACTAACCTGCTCTTTCCAATTCCACAGGTTGAAATTGACAGGAATCGTGCCATTATGCAAAATAACCCTGGTTATTAA